Proteins encoded together in one Staphylococcus aureus window:
- a CDS encoding branched-chain amino acid aminotransferase, with product MSQAVKVERRETLKQKPNTSQLGFGKYFTDYMLSYDYDADKGWHDLKIVPYGPIEISPAAQGVHYGQSVFEGLKAYKRDGEVALFRPEENFKRLNNSLARLEMPQVDEAELLEGLKQLVDIERDWIPEGEGQSLYIRPFVFATEGALGVGASHQYKLLIILSPSGAYYGGETLKPTKIYVEDEYVRAVRGGVGFAKVAGNYAASLLAQTNANKLGYDQVLWLDGVEQKYIEEVGSMNIFFVENGKVITPELNGSILPGITRKSIIELAKNLGYEVEERRVSIDELFESYDKGELTEVFGSGTAAVISPVGTLRYEDREIVINNNETGEITQKLYDVYTGIQNGTLEDKNGWRVVVPKY from the coding sequence ATGTCACAAGCAGTTAAAGTTGAACGACGAGAAACATTAAAACAAAAACCAAATACATCTCAACTAGGTTTTGGTAAATATTTTACTGATTATATGTTGAGTTATGATTATGATGCAGATAAAGGATGGCATGATTTGAAGATAGTACCTTATGGTCCTATTGAAATTTCACCTGCTGCACAAGGTGTTCATTATGGTCAATCGGTATTCGAAGGATTAAAAGCATATAAAAGAGATGGGGAAGTTGCACTTTTCCGTCCTGAAGAAAATTTTAAGCGTCTTAATAACTCGTTAGCACGATTAGAAATGCCTCAAGTAGACGAAGCAGAATTGTTAGAGGGGCTAAAACAATTAGTTGATATTGAAAGAGATTGGATTCCTGAAGGGGAAGGTCAATCATTATATATTCGTCCATTTGTTTTTGCAACAGAAGGGGCACTTGGCGTTGGTGCATCACATCAGTATAAATTATTAATTATTTTATCTCCTTCAGGTGCATATTATGGTGGTGAAACTTTAAAACCAACTAAAATCTATGTAGAAGATGAATATGTGCGTGCTGTTCGTGGCGGTGTAGGCTTTGCAAAAGTTGCAGGTAACTATGCGGCAAGTTTATTAGCACAAACTAATGCAAATAAATTAGGTTATGACCAAGTATTATGGCTTGATGGTGTTGAACAGAAATATATCGAAGAAGTTGGTAGCATGAACATTTTCTTCGTTGAAAATGGCAAAGTAATTACACCAGAGTTGAATGGCAGTATTTTACCTGGTATTACACGTAAATCTATTATCGAATTAGCTAAAAACTTAGGATATGAAGTCGAAGAGCGCCGCGTTTCAATCGATGAATTATTCGAATCATATGATAAAGGTGAGTTAACAGAAGTATTTGGTAGTGGTACTGCAGCAGTTATTTCACCTGTGGGTACATTGAGATACGAAGATCGTGAAATCGTTATTAATAATAATGAGACTGGTGAAATTACTCAAAAATTATACGACGTCTATACTGGTATTCAAAATGGTACTTTAGAAGATAAAAATGGTTGGAGAGTCGTTGTACCAAAATATTAA
- the fusA gene encoding elongation factor G, translating into MAREFSLEKTRNIGIMAHIDAGKTTTTERILYYTGRIHKIGETHEGASQMDWMEQEQDRGITITSAATTAAWEGHRVNIIDTPGHVDFTVEVERSLRVLDGAVTVLDAQSGVEPQTETVWRQATTYGVPRIVFVNKMDKLGANFEYSVSTLHDRLQANAAPIQLPIGAEDEFEAIIDLVEMKCFKYTNDLGTEIEEIEIPEDHLDRAEEARASLIEAVAETSDELMEKYLGDEEISVSELKEAIRQATTNVEFYPVLCGTAFKNKGVQLMLDAVIDYLPSPLDVKPIIGHRASNPEEEVIAKADDSAEFAALAFKVMTDPYVGKLTFFRVYSGTMTSGSYVKNSTKGKRERVGRLLQMHANSRQEIDTVYSGDIAAAVGLKDTGTGDTLCGEKNDIILESMEFPEPVIHLSVEPKSKADQDKMTQALVKLQEEDPTFHAHTDEETGQVIIGGMGELHLDILVDRMKKEFNVECNVGAPMVSYRETFKSSAQVQGKFSRQSGGRGQYGDVHIEFTPNETGAGFEFENAIVGGVVPREYIPSVEAGLKDAMENGVLAGYPLIDVKAKLYDGSYHDVDSSEMAFKIAASLALKEAAKKCDPVILEPMMKVTIEMPEEYMGDIMGDVTSRRGRVDGMEPRGNAQVVNAYVPLSEMFGYATSLRSNTQGRGTYTMYFDHYAEVPKSIAEDIIKKNKGE; encoded by the coding sequence ATGGCTAGAGAATTTTCATTAGAAAAAACTCGTAATATCGGTATCATGGCTCACATTGATGCTGGTAAAACGACTACGACTGAACGTATTCTTTATTACACTGGCCGTATCCACAAAATTGGTGAAACACACGAAGGTGCTTCACAAATGGACTGGATGGAGCAAGAACAAGACCGTGGTATTACTATCACATCTGCTGCAACAACAGCAGCTTGGGAAGGTCACCGTGTAAACATTATCGATACACCTGGACACGTAGACTTCACTGTAGAAGTTGAACGTTCATTACGTGTACTTGACGGAGCAGTTACAGTACTTGATGCACAATCAGGTGTTGAACCTCAAACTGAAACAGTTTGGCGTCAGGCTACAACTTATGGTGTTCCACGTATCGTATTTGTAAACAAAATGGACAAATTAGGTGCTAACTTCGAATACTCTGTAAGTACATTACATGATCGTTTACAAGCTAACGCTGCTCCAATCCAATTACCAATTGGTGCGGAAGACGAATTCGAAGCAATCATTGACTTAGTTGAAATGAAATGTTTCAAATATACAAATGATTTAGGTACTGAAATTGAAGAAATTGAAATTCCTGAAGACCACTTAGATAGAGCTGAAGAAGCTCGTGCTAGCTTAATCGAAGCAGTTGCAGAAACTAGCGACGAATTAATGGAAAAATATCTTGGTGACGAAGAAATTTCAGTTTCTGAATTAAAAGAAGCTATCCGCCAAGCTACTACTAACGTAGAATTCTACCCAGTACTTTGTGGTACAGCTTTCAAAAACAAAGGTGTTCAATTAATGCTTGACGCTGTAATTGATTACTTACCTTCACCACTAGACGTTAAACCAATTATTGGTCACCGTGCTAGCAACCCTGAAGAAGAAGTAATCGCGAAAGCAGACGATTCAGCTGAATTCGCTGCATTAGCGTTCAAAGTTATGACTGACCCTTATGTTGGTAAATTAACATTCTTCCGTGTGTATTCAGGTACAATGACATCTGGTTCATACGTTAAGAACTCTACTAAAGGTAAACGTGAACGTGTAGGTCGTTTATTACAAATGCACGCTAACTCACGTCAAGAAATCGATACTGTATACTCTGGAGATATCGCTGCTGCGGTAGGTCTTAAAGATACAGGTACTGGTGATACTTTATGTGGTGAGAAAAATGACATTATCTTGGAATCAATGGAATTCCCAGAGCCAGTTATTCACTTATCAGTAGAGCCAAAATCTAAAGCTGACCAAGATAAAATGACTCAAGCTTTAGTTAAATTACAAGAAGAAGACCCAACATTCCATGCACACACTGACGAAGAAACTGGACAAGTTATCATCGGTGGTATGGGTGAGCTTCACTTAGACATCTTAGTAGACCGTATGAAGAAAGAATTCAACGTTGAATGTAACGTAGGTGCTCCAATGGTTTCATATCGTGAAACATTCAAATCATCTGCACAAGTTCAAGGTAAATTCTCTCGTCAATCTGGTGGTCGTGGTCAATACGGTGATGTTCACATTGAATTCACACCAAACGAAACAGGCGCAGGTTTCGAATTCGAAAACGCTATCGTTGGTGGTGTAGTTCCTCGTGAATACATTCCATCAGTAGAAGCTGGTCTTAAAGATGCTATGGAAAATGGTGTTTTAGCAGGTTATCCTTTAATTGATGTTAAAGCTAAATTATATGATGGTTCATACCATGATGTCGATTCATCTGAAATGGCCTTCAAAATTGCTGCATCATTAGCACTTAAAGAAGCTGCTAAAAAATGTGATCCTGTAATCTTAGAACCAATGATGAAAGTAACTATTGAAATGCCTGAAGAGTACATGGGTGATATCATGGGTGACGTAACATCTCGTCGTGGACGTGTTGATGGTATGGAACCTCGTGGTAATGCACAAGTTGTTAATGCTTATGTACCACTTTCAGAAATGTTCGGTTATGCAACATCATTACGTTCAAACACTCAAGGTCGCGGTACTTACACTATGTACTTCGATCACTATGCTGAAGTTCCAAAATCAATCGCTGAAGATATTATCAAGAAAAATAAAGGTGAATAA
- a CDS encoding ribulokinase, with translation MSYSIGIDYGTASGRVFLINTTNGQVVSKFVKPYTHGVIESELNGLKIPHTYALQNSNDYLEIMEEGISYIVRESKIDPDNIVGIGIDFTSSTIIFTDENLNPVHNLKQFKNNPHAYVKLWKHHGAYKEAEKLYQTAIENNNKWLGHYGYNVSSEWMIPKIMEVMNRAPEIMEKTAYIMEAGDWIVNKLTNKNVRSNCGLGFKAFWEEETGFHYDLFDKIDPKLSKVIQDKVSAPVVNIGEAVGKLDDKMAQKLGLSKETMVSPFIIDAHASLLGIGSEKDKEMTMVMGTSTCHLMLNEKQHQVPGISGSVKGAIIPELFAYEAGQSAVGDLFEYVAKQAPKSYVDEAENRNMTVFELMNEKIKHQMPGESGLIALDWHNGNRSVLSDSNLTGCIFGLTLQTKHEDIYRAYLEATAFGTKMIMQQYQDWHMEVEKVFACGGIPKKNAVMMDIYANVLNKKLIVMDSEYAPAIGAAILGAVSGGAHNSINDAVDAMKEPILYEINPEAEKVQRYETLFKAYKALHDIHGYKKANIMKDIQSLRVEG, from the coding sequence ATGTCTTATAGCATTGGAATTGATTATGGAACTGCTTCAGGCCGTGTGTTTTTAATTAATACAACTAACGGTCAAGTAGTATCAAAATTTGTGAAACCATATACACATGGTGTCATTGAGAGTGAATTAAATGGTTTGAAAATACCACATACATATGCACTTCAAAATAGTAATGATTATTTAGAAATTATGGAAGAAGGAATATCATATATAGTACGTGAATCAAAAATAGATCCAGACAATATAGTAGGTATTGGTATAGACTTTACTTCATCTACTATTATTTTTACTGACGAAAACCTTAACCCGGTACATAACTTAAAACAATTTAAAAACAATCCACATGCGTATGTGAAACTTTGGAAACATCATGGTGCATATAAAGAGGCAGAGAAATTATATCAAACTGCTATTGAAAATAATAATAAGTGGTTAGGCCATTATGGATATAATGTTAGTAGTGAATGGATGATTCCCAAAATAATGGAGGTCATGAATCGAGCACCAGAAATTATGGAAAAAACGGCTTATATTATGGAAGCGGGCGATTGGATTGTAAATAAATTAACTAATAAAAATGTACGCTCGAATTGTGGATTAGGTTTCAAAGCATTTTGGGAAGAAGAAACAGGGTTTCATTATGATTTATTTGATAAAATAGACCCCAAATTATCAAAAGTAATTCAAGATAAAGTATCTGCACCGGTTGTTAATATTGGTGAAGCAGTAGGGAAACTGGATGATAAAATGGCACAGAAATTAGGATTATCAAAAGAAACTATGGTAAGTCCTTTTATTATTGATGCCCATGCTAGTTTATTAGGTATTGGGTCTGAAAAAGATAAAGAAATGACTATGGTGATGGGAACAAGCACATGCCATCTTATGTTAAATGAAAAGCAACATCAAGTGCCAGGTATATCAGGTTCTGTAAAAGGAGCAATTATTCCAGAATTATTTGCTTATGAAGCGGGGCAATCAGCAGTAGGTGATTTGTTTGAGTATGTCGCTAAGCAAGCACCAAAGTCATATGTAGATGAAGCAGAAAATAGAAATATGACTGTATTTGAATTAATGAATGAAAAGATAAAACATCAAATGCCAGGTGAAAGTGGGCTCATTGCTCTTGATTGGCATAATGGAAATCGAAGTGTATTAAGTGATAGCAATTTAACAGGTTGTATCTTTGGATTAACTTTACAAACTAAGCATGAGGATATTTATAGAGCATATTTAGAAGCTACAGCATTTGGTACTAAGATGATTATGCAACAGTATCAAGATTGGCATATGGAAGTAGAAAAGGTATTTGCATGTGGCGGTATACCTAAAAAGAATGCTGTTATGATGGATATCTATGCGAATGTACTGAATAAAAAACTAATTGTTATGGATAGTGAGTATGCACCAGCAATAGGCGCAGCAATATTAGGTGCAGTCAGTGGTGGCGCACATAATTCAATTAATGACGCAGTTGATGCTATGAAAGAGCCAATTTTATACGAAATTAATCCAGAAGCGGAAAAAGTACAAAGGTATGAAACATTATTTAAAGCTTATAAGGCTTTACATGATATCCATGGTTATAAAAAAGCTAATATAATGAAAGATATCCAGAGTTTAAGAGTTGAGGGATAA
- a CDS encoding glycine C-acetyltransferase has translation MVQSLHEFLEENINYLKENGLYNEIDTIEGANGPEIKINGKSYINLSSNNYLGLATNEDLKSAAKAAIDTHGVGAGAVRTINGTLDLHDELEETLAKFKGTEAAIAYQSGFNCNMAAISAVMNKNDAILSDELNHASIIDGCRLSKAKIIRVNHSDMDDLRAKAKEAVESGQYNKVMYITDGVFSMDGDVAKLPEIVEIAEEFGLLTYVDDAHGSGVMGKGAGTVKHFGLQDKIDFQIGTLSKAIGVVGGYVAGTKELIDWLKAQSRPFLFSTSLAPGDTKAITEAVKKLMDSTELHDKLWNNAQYLKNGLSKLGYDTGESETPITPVIIGDEKTTQEFSKRLKDEGVYVKSIVFPTVPRGTGRVRNMPTAAHTKDMLDEAIAAYEKVGKEMKLI, from the coding sequence GTGGTTCAATCATTACATGAGTTTTTAGAGGAAAATATAAATTATCTAAAAGAAAATGGTTTGTATAATGAAATAGATACAATTGAAGGTGCAAACGGACCAGAAATCAAAATCAATGGGAAATCATACATTAACTTATCTTCAAATAATTATTTAGGACTAGCAACAAATGAAGATTTGAAATCAGCTGCAAAAGCAGCTATTGATACACATGGTGTAGGTGCAGGCGCTGTTCGTACAATCAATGGTACATTAGATTTACACGACGAATTAGAAGAAACACTAGCAAAATTTAAAGGAACAGAAGCTGCAATAGCTTATCAATCAGGATTTAATTGTAATATGGCTGCTATTTCAGCTGTCATGAATAAAAATGATGCTATTTTATCAGATGAGCTTAATCATGCATCAATTATTGATGGATGTCGCTTATCTAAAGCTAAAATTATTCGAGTTAACCATTCAGACATGGATGATTTACGTGCGAAAGCAAAAGAAGCAGTTGAATCAGGTCAATACAATAAAGTGATGTATATCACTGATGGCGTTTTTAGTATGGATGGTGATGTGGCTAAATTACCTGAAATTGTAGAAATTGCAGAAGAATTTGGTTTATTAACTTATGTTGACGACGCTCATGGTTCAGGTGTTATGGGTAAAGGCGCTGGTACGGTTAAACATTTTGGTTTACAAGATAAAATCGATTTCCAAATAGGTACGCTTTCTAAAGCAATTGGTGTCGTTGGCGGTTATGTAGCAGGTACAAAAGAGTTAATAGATTGGTTAAAAGCACAATCACGACCATTCTTATTCTCTACATCATTAGCACCTGGGGATACCAAAGCAATAACTGAAGCAGTTAAAAAGTTAATGGATTCAACTGAATTACATGATAAATTATGGAACAATGCACAATATTTAAAAAATGGATTGTCAAAATTAGGATATGATACAGGTGAGTCAGAAACTCCAATTACACCAGTAATTATTGGTGATGAAAAAACAACTCAAGAATTTAGTAAGCGTTTAAAAGACGAAGGTGTCTATGTGAAATCTATCGTTTTCCCAACAGTACCAAGAGGTACAGGACGTGTAAGAAATATGCCTACAGCTGCACATACAAAAGACATGTTAGATGAAGCAATTGCGGCTTATGAAAAAGTAGGAAAAGAAATGAAGTTGATTTAA
- a CDS encoding NAD-dependent epimerase/dehydratase family protein, with amino-acid sequence MKKIMITGALGQIGTELVVKCREIYGTDNVLATDIREPEADSPVQNGPFEILDVTDRDRMFELVRDFEADSLMHMAALLSATAEKNPILAWDLNMGGLMNALEAARTYNLHFFTPSSIGAFGDSTPKVNTPQVTIQQPTTMYGVNKVAGELLCQYYFKRFGVDTRSVRFPGLISHVKEPGGGTTDYAVEIYFKAVREGHYTSFIDKGTYMDMMYMDDAIEAIIKLMEADDAKLETRNGYNLSAMSFDPEMVKEAIQEYYPNFTLDYDVDPIRQGIANSWPDSIDTSCSRGEWGFDPKYDLASMTKLMLEAIEQKDTVKNNN; translated from the coding sequence ATGAAAAAAATTATGATTACTGGTGCATTAGGACAAATTGGTACAGAATTAGTTGTTAAGTGCAGAGAAATTTATGGGACAGATAATGTTCTTGCTACAGATATTAGGGAACCTGAAGCAGACTCACCTGTACAAAATGGACCATTTGAAATCTTAGACGTAACAGATCGTGACCGTATGTTTGAGTTAGTTAGGGACTTTGAAGCGGATAGTCTAATGCATATGGCAGCATTATTATCAGCAACTGCTGAGAAAAATCCAATTCTAGCTTGGGATTTAAATATGGGTGGATTAATGAATGCATTAGAAGCTGCAAGAACTTATAATTTGCACTTTTTCACACCAAGTTCAATTGGTGCATTTGGAGACTCAACTCCTAAAGTTAATACGCCACAAGTAACGATTCAGCAACCTACGACAATGTATGGTGTAAATAAAGTAGCTGGAGAATTATTGTGTCAATACTATTTCAAACGTTTTGGTGTAGATACAAGAAGTGTTAGATTCCCAGGTTTAATCTCGCATGTTAAAGAGCCAGGTGGCGGTACTACAGACTATGCTGTTGAAATATACTTCAAAGCAGTAAGAGAGGGTCATTATACAAGCTTCATAGATAAAGGCACGTATATGGATATGATGTATATGGATGATGCAATTGAAGCAATTATTAAACTTATGGAAGCAGACGACGCTAAATTAGAAACTAGAAATGGTTATAATTTGAGCGCAATGAGTTTTGATCCAGAGATGGTAAAAGAAGCAATTCAAGAATACTATCCCAATTTTACATTAGATTACGATGTTGATCCTATTAGACAAGGTATCGCTAATAGTTGGCCGGATTCTATTGATACAAGCTGTTCACGTGGCGAATGGGGATTTGATCCTAAATATGATTTAGCGAGCATGACTAAATTAATGTTAGAAGCTATTGAACAAAAAGATACTGTTAAAAATAATAACTAA
- the hchA gene encoding glyoxalase III HchA, translated as MSQDVNELSKQPTPDKAEDNAFFPSPYSLSQYTAPKTDFDGVEHKGAYKDGKWKVLMIAAEERYVLLENGKMFSTGNHPVEMLLPLHHLMEAGFDVDVATLSGYPVKLELWAMPTEDEAVISTYNKLKEKLKQPKKLADVIKNELGPDSDYLSVFIPGGHAAVVGISESEDVQQTLDWALDNDRFIVTLCHGPAALLSAGLNREKSPLEGYSVCVFPDSLDEGANIEIGYLPGRLKWLVADLLTKQGLKVVNDDMTGRTLKDRKLLTGDSPLASNELGKLAVNEMLNAIQNK; from the coding sequence ATGTCACAAGATGTAAATGAATTAAGTAAGCAACCAACGCCAGATAAAGCAGAAGATAACGCATTTTTCCCATCACCATATTCCCTTAGTCAATATACAGCACCTAAAACAGATTTTGATGGTGTTGAACACAAAGGTGCCTATAAAGATGGTAAATGGAAAGTATTGATGATTGCTGCTGAAGAGCGATATGTATTATTGGAAAATGGAAAAATGTTCTCTACGGGTAATCATCCTGTTGAAATGTTATTACCTTTACATCATTTAATGGAAGCAGGTTTTGACGTTGATGTTGCGACATTATCTGGTTATCCAGTTAAATTAGAATTATGGGCTATGCCAACTGAAGACGAGGCAGTTATAAGTACTTATAATAAATTGAAAGAAAAATTAAAACAGCCAAAAAAATTAGCAGATGTGATTAAAAATGAATTAGGACCTGATTCAGACTATTTATCTGTCTTTATCCCAGGCGGACATGCTGCAGTTGTTGGTATTTCTGAAAGTGAGGACGTTCAACAAACATTAGATTGGGCATTAGACAATGACCGCTTTATAGTTACATTATGTCATGGACCAGCAGCACTACTTTCAGCAGGGCTTAACAGAGAAAAATCTCCATTAGAAGGATACTCTGTTTGTGTCTTCCCTGACTCATTAGATGAAGGTGCAAATATTGAAATAGGTTATTTACCTGGACGCTTGAAATGGTTAGTTGCTGATTTATTAACTAAACAAGGATTAAAAGTAGTTAACGACGATATGACAGGAAGAACGTTAAAAGATCGTAAATTATTAACAGGTGACAGTCCTTTAGCTTCAAATGAGTTAGGAAAATTAGCAGTTAATGAAATGTTAAATGCAATACAAAATAAATAA
- a CDS encoding M20 family metallopeptidase, giving the protein MLDWFQLANNKENKTIQLRRYLHQYPELSFEEFQTHDYIVNQLSQLSCDIETPIGRNGIKATFKGLGTGPTIALRADFDALPVEELNDVPYKSKNPGCMHACGHDGHTAILLTVAEILDEHKHLLEGNVVLIFQYGEEIMPGGSQEMIDAGCLENVDRIYGTHLWSGYPTGTIHSRAGAIMASPDEFSVTFKGRGGHGAKPHETIDPIVIMAEFILSAQKIISRTIDPVKQAVLSFGMIQAGTTDSVIPDQAFCKGTVRTFDSDIQNHVMDKMDKLLQGLAIANDINYDLNYIKGYLPVHNNEKAYQVIKEATNDLHVRFNESDLMMIGEDFSHYLKVRPGAFFLTGCGNESKGITAPHHNPKFDIDEKSLKYAVAVFLKIIELEQVFKTN; this is encoded by the coding sequence GTGTTAGATTGGTTCCAACTAGCAAATAATAAAGAAAATAAAACAATTCAACTCAGACGTTATTTACACCAATATCCTGAGTTATCTTTTGAAGAATTTCAAACACATGATTATATTGTTAACCAATTAAGCCAGTTATCTTGTGATATTGAAACTCCTATCGGCCGCAATGGTATCAAAGCCACATTTAAAGGCTTGGGCACAGGACCTACCATTGCATTAAGAGCTGACTTTGATGCGTTACCTGTCGAGGAATTAAACGATGTGCCTTATAAGTCTAAAAATCCAGGATGTATGCATGCGTGTGGGCATGATGGTCATACAGCAATTTTACTTACTGTAGCAGAGATTTTAGATGAACATAAACATTTATTAGAAGGTAATGTTGTATTAATATTCCAGTACGGTGAAGAAATCATGCCAGGTGGTTCTCAAGAAATGATAGATGCTGGATGTCTGGAAAATGTAGATAGAATTTACGGTACACATTTATGGAGTGGTTATCCTACTGGAACTATTCATTCACGTGCGGGGGCAATCATGGCCTCTCCAGATGAATTTAGCGTCACATTTAAAGGTCGTGGTGGTCATGGTGCCAAACCTCATGAAACCATTGACCCAATAGTAATCATGGCAGAGTTCATTTTAAGTGCACAAAAAATAATTTCACGTACGATCGATCCAGTTAAACAAGCTGTACTTTCATTTGGAATGATTCAAGCAGGCACCACAGATAGCGTTATTCCTGATCAAGCATTTTGTAAAGGTACAGTTAGAACTTTCGATTCAGATATACAGAATCATGTAATGGACAAAATGGATAAGCTTCTACAAGGTTTAGCAATAGCAAATGATATTAACTATGATTTGAATTATATTAAAGGGTATTTGCCTGTCCATAATAACGAGAAAGCATATCAAGTTATTAAAGAAGCAACAAATGACTTACATGTACGCTTTAATGAATCAGATTTAATGATGATTGGAGAAGATTTTTCACATTATTTGAAAGTACGACCAGGTGCATTCTTTCTGACTGGTTGTGGTAATGAAAGTAAAGGTATTACAGCGCCACACCATAATCCCAAATTTGATATTGATGAAAAATCATTAAAATACGCTGTAGCTGTATTTTTAAAAATCATAGAATTAGAGCAAGTATTTAAAACAAATTAA
- the tuf gene encoding elongation factor Tu: protein MAKEKFDRSKEHANIGTIGHVDHGKTTLTAAIATVLAKNGDSVAQSYDMIDNAPEEKERGITINTSHIEYQTDKRHYAHVDCPGHADYVKNMITGAAQMDGGILVVSAADGPMPQTREHILLSRNVGVPALVVFLNKVDMVDDEELLELVEMEVRDLLSEYDFPGDDVPVIAGSALKALEGDAQYEEKILELMEAVDTYIPTPERDSDKPFMMPVEDVFSITGRGTVATGRVERGQIKVGEEVEIIGLHDTSKTTVTGVEMFRKLLDYAEAGDNIGALLRGVAREDVQRGQVLAAPGSITPHTEFKAEVYVLSKDEGGRHTPFFSNYRPQFYFRTTDVTGVVHLPEGTEMVMPGDNVEMTVELIAPIAIEDGTRFSIREGGRTVGSGVVTEIIK from the coding sequence ATGGCAAAAGAAAAATTCGATCGTTCTAAAGAACATGCCAATATCGGTACTATCGGTCACGTTGACCATGGTAAAACAACATTAACAGCAGCAATCGCTACTGTATTAGCAAAAAATGGTGACTCAGTTGCACAATCATATGACATGATTGACAACGCTCCAGAAGAAAAAGAACGTGGTATCACAATCAATACTTCTCACATTGAGTACCAAACTGACAAACGTCACTACGCTCACGTTGACTGCCCAGGACACGCTGACTACGTTAAAAACATGATCACTGGTGCTGCTCAAATGGACGGCGGTATCTTAGTAGTATCTGCTGCTGACGGTCCAATGCCACAAACTCGTGAACACATTCTTTTATCACGTAACGTTGGTGTACCAGCATTAGTAGTATTCTTAAACAAAGTTGACATGGTTGACGATGAAGAATTATTAGAATTAGTAGAAATGGAAGTTCGTGACTTATTAAGCGAATATGACTTCCCAGGTGACGATGTACCTGTAATCGCTGGTTCAGCATTAAAAGCTTTAGAAGGCGATGCTCAATACGAAGAAAAAATCTTAGAATTAATGGAAGCTGTAGATACTTACATTCCAACTCCAGAACGTGATTCTGACAAACCATTCATGATGCCAGTTGAGGACGTATTCTCAATCACTGGTCGTGGTACTGTTGCTACAGGCCGTGTTGAACGTGGTCAAATCAAAGTTGGTGAAGAAGTTGAAATCATCGGTTTACATGACACATCTAAAACAACTGTTACAGGTGTTGAAATGTTCCGTAAATTATTAGACTACGCTGAAGCTGGTGACAACATTGGTGCATTATTACGTGGTGTTGCTCGTGAAGACGTACAACGTGGTCAAGTATTAGCTGCTCCTGGTTCAATTACACCACATACTGAATTCAAAGCAGAAGTATACGTATTATCAAAAGACGAAGGTGGACGTCACACTCCATTCTTCTCAAACTATCGTCCACAATTCTATTTCCGTACTACTGACGTAACTGGTGTTGTTCACTTACCAGAAGGTACTGAAATGGTAATGCCTGGTGATAACGTTGAAATGACAGTAGAATTAATCGCTCCAATCGCGATTGAAGACGGTACTCGTTTCTCAATCCGTGAAGGTGGACGTACTGTAGGATCAGGCGTTGTTACTGAAATCATTAAATAA